One window of the Klebsiella sp. WP3-W18-ESBL-02 genome contains the following:
- a CDS encoding DUF1471 domain-containing protein: MKSIKTFVAVMALAASFGTFAAQTVTATASTIDGAEAKIAAQAEQAGASSYKITQAYTGNRVHMTAELTK; encoded by the coding sequence ATGAAAAGCATCAAAACTTTTGTCGCAGTTATGGCTCTTGCCGCTTCCTTTGGTACTTTTGCTGCTCAGACCGTTACCGCAACCGCCTCCACCATCGACGGTGCTGAAGCAAAAATTGCGGCTCAGGCTGAACAGGCAGGTGCAAGCTCATACAAAATTACCCAGGCATACACCGGTAATCGCGTGCATATGACGGCAGAACTGACCAAATAA
- the fdhD gene encoding formate dehydrogenase accessory sulfurtransferase FdhD: MVGAAERTVFRRPQIMQPTMDILAEEVPVALVYNGISHVVMMATPKDLEAFAIGFSLSEGIIEHPREIFGMDVVPACNGMEVRIELSSRRFMGLKERRRALAGRTGCGVCGVEQLNDIGKPIKPLPFSQTFDLAHLDWALRHLNDVQPVGRETGCTHAAAWVMPSGELVGGHEDVGRHVALDKLLGHRAKEGALWQKGAALVSSRASYEMVQKSAMCGVEILFAVSAATTLAVEVAERCNLTLVGFCKPGRATIYTHPQRLIGG, translated from the coding sequence CTGGTTGGCGCAGCCGAGCGTACCGTCTTCAGAAGGCCACAGATTATGCAACCCACCATGGATATTCTTGCTGAAGAAGTTCCCGTTGCGCTGGTCTACAACGGCATTTCACACGTGGTCATGATGGCGACGCCAAAAGATCTGGAAGCATTCGCCATTGGCTTTTCGCTGTCGGAAGGCATCATTGAACATCCGCGTGAAATCTTCGGTATGGATGTCGTGCCCGCTTGTAACGGTATGGAGGTTCGCATCGAGCTCTCCAGCCGTCGCTTTATGGGGCTAAAAGAGCGCCGCCGCGCGTTGGCCGGGCGCACAGGCTGCGGCGTGTGCGGCGTCGAACAGCTCAACGATATCGGCAAACCTATCAAGCCGCTGCCGTTTAGTCAGACTTTCGATCTGGCCCATCTCGATTGGGCGCTAAGGCACTTAAATGACGTTCAGCCGGTAGGCCGTGAAACGGGCTGTACTCACGCGGCTGCGTGGGTGATGCCGTCCGGTGAGCTGGTGGGCGGCCATGAAGATGTTGGCCGCCACGTTGCGCTGGATAAACTGCTGGGCCATCGGGCAAAAGAAGGGGCGCTTTGGCAGAAGGGGGCGGCGCTCGTTTCCAGTCGCGCCAGCTATGAAATGGTGCAGAAATCCGCCATGTGCGGCGTTGAAATTCTGTTTGCCGTTTCTGCCGCCACCACGCTGGCGGTCGAAGTGGCCGAGCGCTGCAACCTGACATTGGTAGGGTTCTGTAAGCCGGGAAGGGCAACGATTTATACCCATCCGCAGCGTTTAATTGGTGGTTAA
- a CDS encoding DUF1471 domain-containing protein: MKSIKTFVAVMALAASFGTFAAQTVTATASTIDGAEAKIAAQAEQAGASSYKITQAYTGNRVHMTAELTK; encoded by the coding sequence ATGAAAAGCATCAAAACTTTTGTCGCAGTTATGGCTCTTGCCGCTTCCTTCGGTACTTTTGCTGCCCAGACCGTTACCGCAACCGCTTCCACCATCGACGGTGCTGAAGCAAAAATTGCGGCTCAGGCTGAACAGGCAGGTGCAAGCTCATACAAAATTACCCAAGCATACACCGGTAATCGCGTGCACATGACGGCAGAACTGACCAAATAA
- the fdnG gene encoding formate dehydrogenase-N subunit alpha: MQVSRRQFFKICAGGMAGTTAAALGFAPGIALAETRQYKLLRTRETRNTCTYCSVGCGLLMYSLGDGAKNAKASIFHIEGDPDHPVNRGALCPKGAGLVDFIHSESRLKYPEYRAPGSDKWQKISWDDAFDRIAKLMKADRDANFIEKNDAGTTVNRWLTTGMLCASASSNETGFLTQKFTRALGMLAVDNQARVUHGPTVASLAPTFGRGAMTNHWVDIKNANLIVVMGGNAAEAHPVGFRWAMEAKIHNGAKLIVIDPRFTRTASVADFYAPIRSGTDITFLSGVMLYLLNNEKFNREYTEAYTNAGLIVREDFSFDDGLFSGYDPEARKYDKTSWNYELDENGHAKRDTTLTHPRCVWNLLKQHISRYTPDVVEQICGTPKADFLKVCEYIAETSAHDKTASFLYALGWTQHSVGAQNIRTMAMIQLLLGNMGMAGGGVNALRGHSNIQGLTDLGLLSQSLPGYMTLPSEKQADLQTYLAANTPKPLLDGQVNYWGNYPKFFVSMMKTFYGDKATAENSWGFDWLPKWDKGYDVLQYFEMMNQGKVNGYICQGFNPVASFPNKNKIVASLSKLKFLVTIDPLNTETSTFWQNHGESNDVDPSKIQTEVFRLPSTCFAEENGSIVNSGRWLQWHWKGADAPGDAVTDGEILAGIFLRLRKMYAEEGGPVPEQVLNMSWNYSTPEEPASEEVAMESNGKALADIIDPATGAVIVKKGQQLSSFAQLRDDGTTASGCWIFAGSWTPEGNQMARRDNADPSGLGNTLGWAWAWPLNRRILYNRASADPQGNPWDPKRQLLKWDGAKWGGVDIPDYSTAAPGSNVGPFIMQPEGMGRLFALDKMAEGPFPEHYEPFETPLGTNPLHPNVVSNPAARIFKGDKEALGKAEKFPYVGTTYRLTEHFHYWTKHALLNAIAQPEQFVEIGEKLADKLGIAHGDTVKVSSNRGYIKAKAVVTKRIRTLKVDGKDIDTIGIPIHWGYEGVAKKGFIANTLTPFVGDANTQTPEFKSFLVNVEKV; encoded by the coding sequence ATGCAGGTCAGCAGAAGGCAGTTCTTTAAGATCTGCGCTGGCGGTATGGCAGGAACCACGGCAGCAGCCCTGGGCTTTGCCCCAGGCATCGCACTCGCGGAAACACGGCAGTATAAATTGCTGCGTACCCGTGAAACCCGTAACACCTGCACTTACTGCTCTGTCGGCTGTGGGCTTTTAATGTATAGCCTCGGCGACGGCGCAAAAAACGCGAAGGCCTCAATTTTCCACATCGAAGGGGATCCGGATCACCCGGTAAACCGCGGTGCGCTGTGCCCGAAAGGCGCAGGTCTGGTGGACTTTATCCATTCAGAAAGCCGTTTAAAATATCCTGAATATCGCGCGCCAGGCTCCGACAAATGGCAGAAAATCAGCTGGGACGACGCGTTCGATCGCATCGCGAAGCTGATGAAAGCCGACCGTGACGCCAACTTTATTGAGAAAAACGATGCCGGCACCACCGTCAACCGTTGGCTGACCACCGGTATGCTGTGCGCCTCTGCATCCAGTAACGAAACCGGTTTTTTAACGCAGAAATTCACCCGCGCGCTGGGTATGCTCGCGGTCGACAACCAGGCGCGTGTCTGACACGGACCAACGGTAGCAAGTCTTGCTCCAACATTTGGTCGCGGTGCGATGACCAACCACTGGGTCGACATCAAGAACGCCAACCTCATCGTGGTGATGGGCGGTAATGCCGCAGAAGCACACCCGGTCGGGTTCCGCTGGGCGATGGAAGCCAAAATTCACAACGGCGCGAAGCTGATTGTGATCGATCCTCGTTTTACGCGAACCGCATCAGTGGCGGATTTCTACGCCCCTATTCGCTCCGGTACTGACATTACTTTCCTGTCAGGCGTCATGCTGTACCTGCTGAATAACGAAAAATTCAACCGCGAATACACCGAGGCCTATACCAACGCCGGCCTTATCGTGCGCGAAGATTTTAGCTTCGATGATGGTCTGTTCAGCGGCTATGACCCGGAAGCCCGTAAGTACGATAAAACGTCGTGGAACTACGAGCTGGACGAAAACGGTCACGCCAAACGCGATACCACCCTCACCCACCCGCGCTGCGTCTGGAACCTGCTGAAACAGCATATTTCCCGCTATACGCCTGACGTAGTTGAGCAGATTTGCGGTACGCCGAAAGCGGACTTCCTGAAAGTCTGTGAATACATCGCAGAAACCAGCGCTCACGATAAAACCGCCTCGTTCCTGTATGCATTGGGCTGGACGCAGCACTCCGTCGGCGCGCAGAACATTCGCACCATGGCGATGATTCAGCTGCTGCTCGGCAACATGGGGATGGCAGGCGGCGGCGTGAACGCCCTGCGCGGCCACTCCAACATTCAGGGCCTGACTGACCTGGGCCTGCTGTCACAAAGCCTGCCGGGCTATATGACGCTGCCAAGCGAGAAACAGGCCGACCTGCAAACCTACCTCGCCGCCAACACGCCAAAACCGCTGCTGGACGGGCAGGTGAACTACTGGGGCAACTACCCGAAATTCTTCGTCTCAATGATGAAGACCTTCTACGGTGATAAAGCAACGGCGGAAAATAGCTGGGGCTTTGACTGGCTGCCGAAGTGGGACAAAGGGTACGACGTGCTGCAGTACTTCGAGATGATGAACCAGGGCAAGGTCAACGGCTATATCTGCCAGGGCTTTAACCCGGTCGCCTCATTCCCGAACAAGAATAAGATCGTCGCGTCACTGTCGAAACTGAAGTTCCTGGTGACTATCGATCCGCTCAATACCGAGACATCAACCTTCTGGCAGAACCACGGTGAATCGAACGATGTCGATCCATCGAAAATTCAGACGGAAGTGTTCCGTTTGCCATCGACCTGCTTCGCTGAGGAGAACGGTTCTATCGTCAACTCCGGTCGCTGGCTGCAGTGGCACTGGAAAGGCGCCGATGCCCCGGGGGATGCGGTGACTGACGGTGAGATCCTGGCCGGTATTTTCTTGCGCCTGCGTAAGATGTACGCCGAAGAAGGCGGCCCGGTTCCTGAGCAGGTTCTCAACATGAGTTGGAACTACTCAACGCCGGAAGAACCTGCGTCTGAGGAAGTGGCGATGGAGAGCAACGGTAAAGCGCTGGCCGATATTATCGACCCGGCGACCGGTGCGGTTATCGTCAAAAAAGGGCAGCAACTGAGCTCGTTCGCACAGCTTCGCGATGACGGTACGACCGCTAGCGGCTGCTGGATCTTTGCCGGTAGCTGGACGCCGGAAGGTAACCAGATGGCGCGTCGCGATAACGCCGACCCGTCAGGCCTGGGTAACACGCTGGGCTGGGCCTGGGCCTGGCCGCTTAACCGCCGTATTCTCTATAACCGTGCTTCCGCTGACCCGCAGGGCAACCCGTGGGATCCAAAACGCCAGCTCCTGAAATGGGACGGTGCGAAATGGGGCGGCGTGGACATTCCGGACTACAGTACCGCGGCGCCGGGCAGCAACGTCGGGCCGTTCATCATGCAGCCGGAAGGGATGGGGCGTCTGTTCGCCCTCGATAAGATGGCCGAAGGTCCGTTCCCGGAACACTACGAGCCGTTTGAAACACCGCTGGGAACTAACCCACTGCACCCGAACGTGGTTTCTAACCCTGCCGCCCGTATCTTTAAAGGCGACAAGGAAGCGTTGGGCAAAGCGGAGAAATTCCCGTATGTCGGCACCACTTATCGTCTGACCGAGCACTTCCACTACTGGACCAAGCATGCGTTGCTTAACGCCATCGCCCAGCCGGAGCAGTTTGTGGAAATCGGTGAAAAGCTGGCAGATAAGCTCGGCATCGCCCATGGCGATACCGTGAAGGTCTCCTCTAACCGCGGCTATATTAAAGCCAAGGCGGTGGTGACCAAGCGTATCCGCACGCTGAAAGTAGACGGCAAGGATATCGATACCATCGGTATTCCAATTCACTGGGGCTACGAAGGCGTGGCGAAGAAAGGCTTTATTGCCAACACGTTAACGCCATTCGTCGGTGATGCGAACACGCAGACGCCGGAATTTAAGTCCTTCCTCGTGAACGTGGAAAAGGTGTAA
- a CDS encoding 6-phosphofructokinase, producing the protein MKIGIVISGGDVSGINNFIFQIARLANAQITLFNGGIPGLLEKNHHEIALRDLIDFSIASIPIIASGRTSRKLQRSEYEVIARKIKSLRLDVLIMAGGDGSLQFLNTLSEFDINCFGVGMTIDNDVYGSDYTIGFSTACEQIIKEVSRLRNTGRALPGRVFMVEILGGYCGELTLQSAIKSNADIALIPESQIPLDVLAERVKQKLVEQNSVIILCSEGYTREYSPGFQGAIDTMIKQLEPRIGVRVRKTIVGYGLRNGDPTCEEIYQGTIMASEVVRCIQSGMKNKAIIINSSNKPIPIDLLSMKKRLVDTEGHYYKLAKQLNII; encoded by the coding sequence ATGAAAATTGGTATTGTCATTAGCGGTGGAGATGTCTCTGGTATTAATAATTTTATTTTCCAGATTGCCAGGCTCGCCAATGCGCAGATCACGCTATTTAATGGCGGGATACCCGGTCTGCTAGAAAAAAATCATCATGAGATTGCCTTGCGCGACCTGATTGATTTCTCTATCGCGTCCATTCCAATTATTGCTTCTGGGCGAACCAGTCGTAAGCTTCAGCGTAGTGAATATGAGGTTATTGCCAGAAAAATAAAATCATTACGTCTTGATGTGCTGATCATGGCTGGAGGCGATGGAAGTTTGCAATTTCTCAATACGCTAAGCGAGTTTGATATTAACTGCTTTGGCGTTGGCATGACTATCGATAATGATGTTTACGGTAGTGACTATACGATCGGCTTCTCCACTGCCTGTGAGCAGATTATTAAGGAGGTTTCACGACTGCGAAACACCGGAAGAGCACTTCCTGGCCGAGTATTTATGGTCGAAATATTAGGGGGCTACTGTGGTGAATTAACCTTACAGTCTGCAATTAAAAGTAATGCTGATATCGCTCTAATTCCGGAGTCACAAATACCACTGGATGTGCTCGCCGAGCGCGTGAAGCAAAAGCTGGTAGAGCAGAATAGCGTCATTATTTTATGCTCCGAAGGCTACACGCGGGAGTACTCCCCCGGATTTCAGGGCGCCATTGATACGATGATCAAGCAGCTTGAACCACGTATTGGCGTACGCGTTCGTAAGACGATTGTCGGCTACGGCTTGCGTAACGGCGATCCTACCTGTGAAGAAATTTATCAGGGTACGATTATGGCCAGCGAGGTGGTACGTTGCATTCAATCAGGGATGAAAAATAAAGCCATTATTATTAACTCCAGCAATAAACCTATTCCGATCGATCTTCTTAGTATGAAAAAACGTCTGGTTGATACCGAAGGACACTATTACAAACTTGCCAAACAACTCAATATTATTTGA